The Thomasclavelia ramosa DSM 1402 genome includes a region encoding these proteins:
- a CDS encoding DUF1648 domain-containing protein has product MDEIKVPSTRYHKIVNLLCIIILTGTLVFLVTNWTMIPDQIPGHYDSAGVINRWTSKSGLWIVYFVGIIMFAGLSVIEHFPKTWNTGVAITKENQKHVYQLIKGMIVTLKLCITTIFMFLTLYTTLMINLPKWFTPLFLIITFGSMIVYGIMIYRAR; this is encoded by the coding sequence ATGGATGAAATTAAAGTGCCTTCAACTAGATATCATAAAATAGTAAATCTTCTTTGTATAATAATATTGACAGGAACACTAGTCTTTTTGGTAACTAATTGGACGATGATCCCGGATCAAATTCCAGGACATTATGATAGTGCTGGAGTAATCAATCGATGGACAAGTAAGTCAGGGCTATGGATAGTTTATTTTGTTGGAATCATAATGTTTGCGGGATTATCAGTAATAGAACATTTTCCTAAAACGTGGAATACTGGTGTAGCTATTACTAAGGAAAATCAAAAACATGTTTATCAATTAATAAAAGGAATGATAGTAACCCTGAAATTATGTATCACCACAATATTTATGTTTTTAACACTGTATACGACTTTGATGATTAATTTGCCAAAATGGTTTACACCGCTTTTTCTAATTATTACATTTGGTTCAATGATAGTTTATGGTATAATGATTTATAGAGCTCGATGA
- the tig gene encoding trigger factor has translation MSKVIKLGNYKGIEAEVTKQPVADTEVDNEIQRLVAQSTSLIEKDGDVTNGDVTTIDFEGFKDEVAFDGGKAEGFQLEIGSGQFIPGFEEQMIGMKKGETRELNLTFPENYGAADLAGADVVFKVTVHKIEEKKEAELNDAFVASLNAPGIETIDQLRDNIKASLEAQHEQAFMAAKENAALGKLIDDCEVEVEESDIEKALQQQLQHISMELASQGMQLEQYLQMMGMNQETLLQQLAPSAKQQATFEAIIDEIVAIENLETSDEEANQQVEAIAAHNQVSKEDVLNQIDIESLKRDLNRIKASRLIMDNTVFIEV, from the coding sequence TATAAAGGAATCGAGGCAGAAGTAACAAAACAACCTGTTGCTGATACAGAGGTAGATAATGAGATTCAACGTTTAGTTGCTCAAAGTACAAGTCTAATCGAAAAAGATGGTGATGTTACTAATGGCGATGTAACAACTATTGATTTTGAAGGTTTTAAAGATGAAGTTGCTTTTGATGGTGGAAAAGCTGAAGGTTTTCAACTAGAAATCGGGTCTGGTCAATTTATTCCTGGATTTGAAGAACAAATGATTGGGATGAAAAAAGGTGAAACAAGAGAATTAAATTTAACTTTTCCAGAAAATTATGGAGCTGCAGATCTTGCTGGAGCAGATGTTGTTTTTAAGGTAACTGTTCATAAAATTGAAGAGAAAAAAGAAGCTGAGTTAAATGATGCGTTTGTAGCATCACTAAATGCACCTGGAATCGAAACGATTGATCAATTGCGCGATAATATAAAAGCATCTTTAGAAGCCCAACATGAACAGGCATTTATGGCTGCTAAAGAAAATGCAGCATTAGGAAAATTAATTGATGACTGTGAAGTAGAAGTAGAGGAAAGTGATATTGAAAAAGCGCTGCAACAACAACTTCAACATATCAGTATGGAACTTGCTAGTCAAGGAATGCAATTAGAACAATATTTACAAATGATGGGAATGAATCAAGAGACATTATTACAACAATTAGCACCTTCAGCTAAACAACAAGCAACTTTTGAAGCCATTATTGATGAAATTGTGGCGATTGAAAATTTAGAGACTAGTGATGAAGAAGCAAATCAACAAGTAGAAGCAATTGCCGCACATAATCAAGTGTCTAAAGAAGATGTTTTAAATCAAATTGATATTGAAAGTTTGAAACGTGATTTAAATAGAATTAAAGCAAGCCGATTAATTATGGATAACACTGTTTTTATTGAAGTATAA
- a CDS encoding SDR family oxidoreductase — protein MMQRGILITGGAHGIGKQICLDFLRQGDKVCFIDINEEASKRFESEYHDLYYYYGDVANPDTLKNYVDFAKKRLGRIDVLVNNACKGMRGILSDIDYNTFDYVLSIGLKAPYELSRLCKEELIKNKGKIINIASSRAFQSEPDSEAYASAKGGIVALTHALAISLGPDVLVNCIAPGWINVDEIENFGELDKASLPAGKVGTPKDISKMVLFLCGQDFITGETITIDGGMNKRMIYHGDWNWQYHEE, from the coding sequence ATGATGCAACGTGGTATTTTAATTACGGGTGGCGCTCATGGGATTGGAAAACAAATTTGTTTGGATTTTTTAAGGCAAGGGGATAAAGTATGTTTCATAGATATTAATGAAGAGGCATCAAAACGCTTTGAAAGTGAATATCATGATTTATACTATTATTACGGTGATGTAGCAAATCCAGATACATTGAAAAATTATGTTGATTTTGCTAAAAAAAGGTTAGGACGAATTGATGTATTAGTTAATAATGCCTGTAAAGGGATGAGGGGAATATTATCGGATATTGATTATAATACTTTTGATTATGTACTTTCAATAGGTTTAAAAGCCCCTTATGAATTAAGTCGATTGTGTAAAGAAGAATTAATTAAAAATAAAGGAAAGATTATTAATATTGCTTCTTCACGAGCGTTTCAGTCAGAGCCCGATAGTGAGGCATATGCCAGTGCAAAAGGTGGAATCGTAGCTTTAACACATGCATTAGCGATATCACTGGGTCCTGACGTATTAGTTAATTGTATTGCTCCCGGATGGATCAATGTTGATGAAATAGAAAATTTTGGTGAACTTGATAAGGCTTCTCTACCGGCTGGGAAAGTAGGAACACCAAAGGATATTTCTAAAATGGTTTTATTTTTATGTGGGCAAGATTTTATTACCGGAGAAACGATTACGATTGATGGCGGAATGAACAAACGGATGATTTATCATGGTGACTGGAATTGGCAATATCATGAAGAATAA
- a CDS encoding EFR1 family ferrodoxin (N-terminal region resembles flavodoxins. C-terminal ferrodoxin region binds two 4Fe-4S clusters.): protein MILYFSGTGNSRYIAEVINSVIEDKLVSINECLKNNLIVSLEQQYIIVCPTYAWRIPRVVEQFIRTNHFVSGTKIYFIMTCGGDIGNAAKYINRLCNEKNMILMGVGEIVMPENFITMFKAPENPEVIISHGVETALLLAAEIKAGKYFLETKPTFIGRFNSGIVNRLFYPMFVRAKGFHVEDTCIGCGQCIHACPLKNISLVDSRPIWDEHCTQCMACISICPKAAIEYKNKTKGKRRYYLKDSYNKEIK from the coding sequence ATGATTTTGTATTTTAGCGGGACTGGAAATAGCCGATATATTGCAGAGGTAATTAATTCAGTGATTGAAGATAAATTAGTTTCTATCAATGAATGTTTAAAAAATAATTTAATTGTTTCATTAGAGCAGCAGTATATTATTGTTTGCCCTACATATGCGTGGCGTATTCCTCGGGTAGTGGAGCAATTTATTCGGACTAATCATTTTGTTTCGGGAACTAAAATTTATTTTATAATGACATGTGGTGGAGATATTGGAAATGCTGCTAAATATATTAACCGTTTATGTAATGAAAAAAATATGATTTTAATGGGAGTCGGAGAGATTGTTATGCCAGAAAATTTTATTACTATGTTTAAGGCACCAGAAAATCCAGAAGTGATTATTTCACATGGTGTAGAAACTGCACTTTTACTAGCAGCTGAAATCAAAGCAGGAAAATATTTTTTAGAAACTAAACCTACGTTTATAGGACGATTTAATAGTGGCATAGTCAATAGGCTTTTTTATCCAATGTTTGTTAGGGCTAAAGGATTTCATGTTGAAGATACTTGTATTGGTTGTGGTCAATGTATCCATGCTTGTCCATTAAAGAACATTAGTCTAGTTGATTCTAGACCTATTTGGGATGAACATTGTACACAGTGTATGGCATGTATCAGTATTTGTCCAAAAGCTGCAATTGAGTATAAAAATAAGACAAAGGGAAAAAGACGCTACTATCTTAAAGATAGTTATAATAAGGAAATTAAATGA
- a CDS encoding aldo/keto reductase: protein MYFEVVKVKYRELGRTGLKVSEIGLGCEGFMKMDTDQVKKFVAQASKMGINFIDFFSSNPHGRSAFGKAIAGKREKWIIEGHICTFWKNEQYLRTRKMDEVKAGFEDLLARLQTDYIDIGMIHYIDAKKDFEEVFNGEVIEYVKGLKKRGIIKHIGISSHNPLIAIEAVKTGLVDVILFSINPCYDMLPPSENVDDLWDDERYAEPLFNIDPVRQELYELCQTKGVALTVMKAFGGGDLLDEKLSPFKVKMTPLQCIHYCLTRPGVASIMAGSHSIKEMMEALAYEDASMVEKDFANVLANIPKHSFEGNCVYCGHCAPCVKGINIADVNKFADLCVAQGEVPETVREHYEVLAHHASECIECGVCIKNCPFNVKIIEKMKAAVAIFGY from the coding sequence ATGTATTTTGAGGTGGTAAAAGTGAAATATCGGGAATTAGGAAGAACAGGTTTAAAAGTTAGTGAAATAGGTTTAGGCTGTGAAGGATTTATGAAAATGGATACTGATCAAGTTAAGAAATTTGTTGCTCAGGCTTCAAAAATGGGAATAAATTTTATAGATTTTTTTTCATCAAACCCACATGGGCGGAGTGCTTTTGGTAAAGCGATAGCTGGTAAACGTGAAAAGTGGATTATTGAAGGGCATATATGTACTTTTTGGAAAAATGAACAGTATTTGAGAACTCGTAAAATGGATGAAGTAAAAGCTGGGTTTGAAGATTTGCTGGCAAGACTGCAGACTGACTATATTGATATTGGAATGATCCATTACATTGATGCTAAAAAAGATTTTGAAGAAGTTTTTAATGGTGAAGTAATTGAGTATGTAAAGGGTTTAAAAAAACGTGGAATTATTAAACATATTGGAATTAGTTCTCATAATCCACTTATTGCAATTGAAGCTGTTAAGACAGGATTAGTTGATGTAATACTGTTTTCAATTAATCCTTGTTATGATATGTTGCCTCCATCTGAAAATGTTGATGATTTGTGGGATGATGAAAGGTATGCGGAACCGCTTTTTAATATTGATCCAGTCCGTCAAGAATTGTATGAATTGTGCCAAACTAAAGGAGTTGCATTAACTGTGATGAAAGCATTTGGAGGGGGAGATTTATTAGATGAAAAGTTATCGCCGTTTAAGGTTAAAATGACACCGTTACAGTGTATTCATTATTGTTTAACGCGACCGGGAGTAGCTTCGATCATGGCAGGAAGTCATAGTATTAAAGAGATGATGGAGGCATTAGCTTATGAAGATGCAAGTATGGTAGAAAAAGATTTTGCTAATGTTTTAGCTAATATACCAAAACATTCATTTGAAGGAAATTGTGTATATTGCGGACATTGTGCTCCATGTGTCAAAGGCATTAATATAGCTGATGTAAATAAATTTGCAGATTTATGTGTTGCTCAAGGGGAAGTACCAGAAACAGTTAGAGAACATTATGAAGTTTTAGCTCATCATGCAAGTGAATGTATTGAATGTGGGGTATGTATAAAAAATTGCCCATTCAATGTTAAGATTATTGAAAAAATGAAAGCAGCAGTAGCAATTTTTGGTTATTAA
- a CDS encoding glycerate kinase, which produces MKIVIAIDSLKGSLSSIEAGEAIKAGIEHVYDDAKVIVSPLADGGEGTVEALTEGMDGNMRSLEVTGPLGTRVVCQYGIITETKTAVIEMASAAGITLVAPDQRNPLLTTTYGVGEIIADAITMGCRHFIIGIGGSATNDGGIGMLQALGYRFLDKYGNQVTYGAQGLEQLVEIDDSGVVSSLNECTFKIACDVNNPLCGKLGSSAVYGPQKGATAEMIKKMDKGLNDYAKLAKLKYPNADPELPGTGAAGGLGFAFLTFLNAQLESGIKIVLEETRLEEYIKDTDIVITGEGRLDFQTAMGKAPIGVAKLAKKYHKPVIAFAGSVTADANECNHQGIDAYFPIVRGVTTLEEAMESSNAKNNLIATVEQVFRLWKIK; this is translated from the coding sequence ATGAAAATAGTTATTGCGATCGATTCGTTAAAAGGAAGTTTATCTTCAATTGAAGCTGGAGAAGCAATCAAAGCAGGAATAGAGCATGTATATGATGATGCAAAAGTAATAGTAAGCCCACTAGCTGATGGTGGAGAAGGAACGGTTGAGGCATTAACCGAGGGTATGGATGGAAATATGCGTTCTCTTGAAGTTACGGGGCCATTAGGCACTAGAGTAGTTTGTCAATATGGAATTATTACAGAAACGAAGACGGCAGTTATTGAAATGGCGAGTGCTGCAGGAATTACTTTGGTAGCTCCAGATCAGAGAAATCCCTTACTGACAACAACTTACGGTGTTGGTGAAATTATTGCTGATGCAATTACAATGGGATGTCGGCATTTTATTATAGGGATTGGCGGTAGTGCCACAAATGATGGAGGAATAGGAATGTTACAGGCACTAGGTTACCGTTTTTTAGATAAATATGGAAATCAAGTAACATATGGAGCACAAGGACTGGAACAATTAGTTGAAATCGATGACAGTGGGGTTGTTTCTTCGTTGAACGAGTGTACTTTTAAAATTGCTTGTGATGTTAATAATCCGCTATGTGGTAAACTAGGGAGTAGTGCTGTTTATGGACCGCAAAAAGGGGCGACTGCTGAAATGATAAAAAAAATGGATAAGGGGCTTAATGATTATGCTAAATTAGCGAAATTAAAATATCCTAACGCTGATCCGGAACTACCCGGTACTGGAGCTGCCGGTGGTCTAGGCTTTGCATTTTTGACATTTTTAAATGCACAATTAGAATCAGGTATTAAAATTGTTTTAGAAGAAACACGATTAGAAGAATATATAAAGGATACTGATATTGTTATTACTGGTGAAGGGCGTCTTGATTTTCAAACAGCCATGGGTAAAGCTCCAATAGGGGTTGCTAAATTAGCGAAGAAGTATCATAAGCCAGTAATTGCTTTTGCTGGAAGTGTGACAGCGGATGCTAATGAATGTAATCACCAAGGTATCGATGCTTATTTTCCGATTGTTCGTGGTGTTACAACTTTAGAGGAAGCAATGGAGAGCAGTAATGCTAAAAATAATTTAATAGCTACTGTTGAACAGGTGTTTCGTTTGTGGAAGATAAAATAA
- a CDS encoding Cof-type HAD-IIB family hydrolase, with protein MIKAIFFDIDGTLVSFKNHQIPASTIESLKKLKEKGIKIFVATGRGKDGLDILDEIEFDGYITLNGQYCYVDNQIIYENTIKRDDLQKLLNYLEDHPFPCGFTEEHNKYFNLRDARVDEIHRITLNDDHPAGDCSDVVNKKIYQCMCFIDEREEQKLMQIMPNCISARWHPLFCDVSPKGGTKQNGIDKFLDFYHIDRNETMAFGDGGNDIEMLQHVALSVAMENGNDKVKEIADYVTADVDEDGILKALQYFSIL; from the coding sequence ATGATAAAAGCGATATTTTTTGATATTGATGGAACACTAGTGAGTTTTAAAAATCATCAAATACCTGCCTCAACTATCGAGTCGTTAAAAAAGCTAAAAGAAAAGGGAATCAAAATTTTTGTTGCTACAGGACGGGGAAAGGATGGTTTAGATATTTTAGATGAGATTGAGTTTGATGGCTATATAACCTTAAATGGTCAGTATTGTTATGTTGATAATCAAATAATATATGAAAATACAATTAAACGAGATGATTTACAGAAACTTTTGAATTATTTAGAAGACCATCCTTTTCCATGTGGGTTCACGGAAGAACATAATAAATATTTTAATCTTCGTGATGCTCGAGTTGATGAAATTCATCGCATTACTTTGAATGATGATCATCCAGCTGGTGATTGTAGTGATGTAGTTAATAAAAAAATTTATCAATGTATGTGCTTTATTGATGAGCGGGAAGAACAAAAATTAATGCAGATTATGCCTAATTGTATTTCTGCGCGATGGCATCCACTTTTTTGTGATGTTTCTCCCAAAGGAGGAACAAAACAAAATGGAATTGATAAGTTTTTAGATTTTTACCATATTGATCGTAATGAAACAATGGCTTTTGGTGATGGTGGGAATGACATTGAGATGTTACAACATGTGGCATTATCAGTGGCAATGGAAAATGGTAATGATAAAGTTAAAGAAATTGCTGATTATGTGACTGCTGATGTAGACGAAGATGGAATTTTAAAAGCACTGCAGTATTTCAGTATTCTTTAA
- a CDS encoding diguanylate cyclase, translating to MKRKKRKFAINVMSLAVIPILILGMFVIFITSSLIYTALKGEVANNLEDLARVSYQDFDMQYPGDYYLNNNHLYKGTEDIQNDFNLVDLIKNNTGVDATLFYQDKRILTTIRQEDGKRVVDTIAPDEVIETVLNNDKEFFSDSVVINDSSYFGFYMPVKNTDQHVVGMLFMGRPRADVMNHIMHNIYLVSLSIVTIMIIAIIVSYYYSKKTIFALNTTKHFLGAVANGDLTTEIDPYVLQRHDEIGDMGRFAVMMKESLSDLVGKDPLTGLHNRHSCDVVLASLIQRVKQKNTSFAVAMGDVDFFKYVNDTYGHQAGDETLRQLAKVISTHMEHLGFVFRWGGEEFVLIYEDMDRYQAFKHLEILQEQIYQESIYWKDDKVKITMTFGLADSNEYNDLDELINLIDDNLYRGKKEGRNRIVFNTLK from the coding sequence ATGAAACGAAAAAAGAGAAAATTTGCGATAAATGTAATGTCGTTAGCTGTAATACCGATACTGATTTTAGGAATGTTTGTAATCTTTATAACCTCAAGTTTAATTTATACTGCCTTAAAGGGCGAAGTTGCTAATAATCTTGAAGATTTGGCTAGAGTATCATATCAAGACTTTGACATGCAATATCCAGGTGATTATTACTTAAATAATAACCATTTATATAAGGGAACAGAAGATATTCAAAATGATTTTAATTTGGTGGATTTAATTAAAAATAATACCGGGGTCGATGCAACTTTGTTTTATCAAGATAAACGCATACTAACAACAATTCGTCAAGAAGATGGCAAAAGAGTTGTTGATACGATTGCACCAGATGAAGTTATCGAAACAGTTTTAAATAATGATAAAGAATTTTTTTCAGATTCTGTTGTAATTAATGATAGTAGTTATTTTGGTTTTTACATGCCCGTAAAAAATACTGATCAGCACGTCGTTGGAATGCTTTTTATGGGGCGTCCACGTGCTGATGTTATGAATCATATTATGCATAATATTTATCTTGTTTCTCTTTCAATCGTTACAATTATGATAATTGCAATTATTGTATCTTATTATTATAGTAAAAAAACGATTTTTGCTTTAAATACAACAAAACATTTTTTAGGAGCAGTAGCAAATGGAGATTTGACGACTGAAATAGATCCATATGTATTACAGCGTCATGATGAAATTGGTGATATGGGGCGTTTTGCGGTTATGATGAAAGAGTCTCTTAGTGATTTAGTTGGAAAAGATCCGTTAACGGGATTACATAATCGCCATAGTTGTGATGTGGTTTTAGCGAGTTTAATTCAGCGTGTAAAACAAAAGAACACTTCTTTTGCAGTGGCAATGGGAGATGTTGATTTTTTTAAATATGTTAATGATACATATGGTCATCAAGCAGGTGATGAAACTTTACGTCAACTTGCTAAAGTTATTTCGACCCATATGGAACACCTGGGATTTGTATTTAGATGGGGTGGTGAAGAATTTGTCTTGATCTATGAAGATATGGATCGGTATCAGGCTTTTAAGCATTTAGAAATCTTACAAGAACAGATTTATCAAGAGAGTATTTATTGGAAAGATGACAAAGTTAAGATTACAATGACATTTGGCTTAGCGGATTCTAATGAATACAATGATCTTGATGAATTGATCAATTTAATTGATGATAATCTTTATCGAGGGAAAAAAGAAGGTCGTAACCGAATTGTTTTTAATACTTTAAAATAG
- a CDS encoding alpha/beta hydrolase gives MVEKFDIVITQLGLERTIHVYLPEDYYDSDEQYPVMYMFDGHNLFYDHDATYGKSWGLKEFLDTYDKKLIIVGIECNHEGQKRLSEYCPYQIESKYFGHLNGQGKILMDWVVNELKILVDQKYRTYLFRECTGIAGSSMGGLMAFYTVIYYNKYFSKAACISPSISMCMEELKNEYTQAKIMEDTRVYFSFGTDEVKGKNGIQWMLNNILYFNDRLIESNASSYINVVEKGQHNEASWQLENQIYLDYLWK, from the coding sequence ATGGTTGAAAAGTTTGATATAGTAATCACACAACTTGGATTAGAGCGAACAATCCATGTATATTTACCAGAAGATTATTATGATAGTGATGAACAATATCCAGTGATGTATATGTTTGATGGACATAATTTATTTTATGACCATGATGCTACTTATGGAAAATCGTGGGGACTAAAGGAATTTCTTGATACCTATGATAAAAAGTTGATTATTGTAGGAATTGAATGTAATCATGAAGGACAAAAACGCTTAAGTGAATATTGTCCCTATCAAATAGAAAGTAAATATTTTGGTCATCTCAATGGACAAGGAAAGATATTGATGGATTGGGTTGTTAACGAATTAAAGATTCTCGTCGATCAAAAGTATCGCACTTATCTGTTTCGTGAATGCACAGGCATTGCTGGAAGTTCAATGGGGGGATTAATGGCGTTTTATACTGTTATTTATTACAATAAGTATTTTTCAAAAGCAGCTTGTATATCGCCATCGATTTCAATGTGTATGGAAGAATTGAAAAATGAATATACTCAAGCTAAAATCATGGAAGATACGCGGGTATACTTTAGTTTTGGAACTGATGAGGTCAAAGGGAAAAATGGGATTCAATGGATGTTGAATAATATCTTATATTTTAATGATAGACTGATTGAAAGTAATGCATCTAGTTATATAAATGTTGTGGAAAAAGGTCAGCATAATGAAGCATCCTGGCAGTTAGAAAATCAAATATATCTAGATTATTTATGGAAATAA
- a CDS encoding Cof-type HAD-IIB family hydrolase: MIKLIVSDMDGTLLAHDSSISKGNIEAIRYAQSKGVQFAIATGRDYSSLKGILEAHDLKCFSILGNGAQFCNENGEILSSAYFPKKCFKQVLQIFDELKIHYMIFTANGFYSTAEPNVVRDAFIDRCVVQFKRKREDYLDDGCNQDMACMKLKKIGDLDDFINSSIDIIKVEAFNNDVSLIEKAKEKLQEIDGIAYLSSFDDNIEVTDKAAQKGLILENVIEELGYSKDEVMVLGDGLNDITLFERFKYSFAPGNANETIKAMAYQVVGACEEDGVSQAIYMML, encoded by the coding sequence ATGATAAAATTAATTGTATCAGATATGGATGGAACACTATTGGCGCATGATTCATCAATTTCAAAGGGAAATATTGAAGCAATTAGGTATGCTCAAAGTAAAGGAGTGCAATTTGCAATTGCTACCGGGCGTGATTATTCAAGCCTTAAGGGGATATTAGAGGCACATGATTTAAAATGTTTTAGCATTTTAGGAAATGGAGCACAATTTTGTAATGAAAATGGAGAAATTTTATCAAGTGCATATTTTCCTAAAAAATGTTTTAAACAAGTTTTACAAATATTTGATGAACTAAAGATTCATTATATGATTTTTACTGCGAATGGTTTTTATTCAACAGCTGAGCCAAATGTTGTTCGTGATGCTTTTATTGATCGCTGTGTTGTTCAGTTCAAGCGCAAACGAGAGGACTACTTAGATGATGGCTGTAATCAAGATATGGCGTGTATGAAGTTAAAAAAAATAGGTGACTTAGATGATTTTATTAATTCTTCAATTGATATTATTAAGGTTGAAGCATTTAATAATGATGTATCATTAATTGAAAAAGCTAAAGAAAAACTTCAGGAAATTGATGGGATAGCTTATTTATCATCATTTGATGATAATATTGAAGTTACCGATAAGGCAGCTCAAAAAGGATTGATTTTGGAAAATGTTATTGAAGAATTAGGTTATTCAAAAGATGAAGTAATGGTTTTAGGTGACGGTCTCAATGATATTACATTATTTGAGCGGTTTAAGTATTCTTTTGCGCCAGGTAATGCTAATGAGACAATTAAAGCAATGGCTTATCAGGTAGTTGGAGCATGTGAAGAAGACGGTGTTTCCCAAGCAATCTATATGATGTTATAA
- a CDS encoding GNAT family N-acetyltransferase: protein MIEIKFLKSTDEYWDTMIDYVQNCSWRAGKSLANKMKTGYFTKWQCVVGVWYDNKIVGFSTFVESDSIDNSGYQPFIGYIYVNPNYRGQRLSEVMIKEIIVCARKMGFKKIYIHSSEFGLYEKFGFKIIDCGKTCSGRYENIYERKIA from the coding sequence ATGATAGAAATTAAATTTTTAAAAAGTACGGATGAATATTGGGATACAATGATTGACTATGTTCAAAATTGTTCTTGGCGTGCTGGTAAATCTTTGGCTAATAAAATGAAGACAGGGTATTTTACTAAATGGCAGTGTGTAGTTGGGGTTTGGTATGATAATAAAATTGTTGGTTTTTCGACTTTTGTTGAAAGTGATAGTATAGATAATAGTGGCTATCAGCCTTTTATTGGCTATATCTATGTGAATCCGAATTACCGTGGTCAACGTTTAAGTGAAGTGATGATTAAAGAAATTATTGTATGTGCAAGAAAAATGGGTTTTAAAAAAATATATATACATAGTAGTGAATTTGGTTTATATGAAAAATTTGGATTTAAAATAATTGATTGTGGAAAAACGTGTTCGGGAAGATATGAAAATATTTATGAAAGGAAGATTGCTTAA
- a CDS encoding CdaR family transcriptional regulator, whose product MYINNQLATQIVETVKDICDHDINFIDCQGIIYASTDIKRIGSFHEAGLLAIKEKRIIEVYDDTSFNGSLQGVNLPVYYHDQIIAVIGISGKPDKVKKYAYLAQKITNLLIREKELNEFNRSQAEKMHYLLQSLLDQENLDSQYFSDMLKYFQLDLKNNYRLLIILAKRLVNEQSIIQELHSLAIPVYHYQYPNRFLAIIDADYFNRCEYKLKKLAGNQVSIAVGKQIPLIKLSESYHSALIALRNIQDHQYINYDVLTLEIILQSISIYDKKDYLNKTIAMLSLEDLNLLHIYFEEDMSLLNTANRLFIHKNTLQYKLDRIHKLCGYNPRKFRDANILYLALKLK is encoded by the coding sequence ATGTATATTAATAACCAATTAGCTACTCAAATCGTTGAAACAGTTAAAGATATTTGTGACCACGATATTAATTTTATTGATTGTCAAGGAATTATCTATGCCAGTACAGATATAAAAAGAATTGGTTCCTTCCATGAAGCTGGTCTTTTAGCCATCAAGGAGAAAAGAATTATCGAAGTGTATGATGATACTAGTTTTAATGGTAGTCTTCAGGGAGTTAATTTACCAGTCTATTACCACGATCAAATTATTGCTGTTATTGGAATCAGTGGTAAACCTGATAAAGTAAAAAAATATGCCTATTTAGCACAAAAAATCACAAATCTATTAATTCGAGAAAAAGAGCTGAATGAATTTAATCGTAGCCAGGCTGAAAAAATGCATTATCTGTTACAATCATTACTGGACCAAGAAAACCTTGACTCCCAATATTTTTCAGATATGTTAAAATATTTTCAGTTAGATTTAAAAAACAATTATCGTCTTTTGATTATTTTAGCAAAACGGCTCGTAAATGAGCAGTCTATTATCCAAGAACTTCATAGCTTAGCCATTCCGGTATATCACTATCAGTACCCCAATCGTTTTCTAGCAATAATAGATGCTGATTACTTTAATAGATGTGAATATAAGCTCAAAAAACTTGCCGGTAATCAGGTTTCAATAGCTGTTGGTAAACAAATTCCTTTAATAAAACTTAGTGAATCTTATCATTCTGCCTTAATTGCTCTAAGAAATATTCAAGACCATCAATATATTAACTATGATGTGTTAACACTTGAAATTATTCTTCAATCAATATCCATTTATGACAAAAAAGACTATCTAAATAAAACAATTGCAATGTTATCATTAGAAGATTTAAATTTATTACACATATATTTTGAAGAGGATATGTCCTTATTAAATACTGCTAATCGTCTTTTTATCCATAAAAATACATTACAGTATAAATTAGATCGTATCCATAAATTATGTGGTTATAATCCACGAAAATTTCGTGATGCTAATATTTTATATTTAGCTTTAAAATTAAAATAA